One genomic segment of Bos javanicus breed banteng chromosome 23, ARS-OSU_banteng_1.0, whole genome shotgun sequence includes these proteins:
- the LOC133236461 gene encoding butyrophilin-like protein 1 yields MEDFSRGSGLCHLTMLLLLLPLPTGGSTEKFRVTGPLHPIVAVLGGEAMLPCSLFPAVSAEDMELRWFRSKSLEAVFAYQNRQEQKEELMAPYAGRTSLVGGRLNQGYAAVRIQRVQASDNGLYTCFFRKGHFYEEAGLELKVAGVGSSPQVRITGPEEDGVRVVCTASGWFPKPQVQWRDLSGEKFLAFSEAHTQDAEGLFSVEAALVVRDSSVGNVTCSILNPVLGQEKAMAIFIPEPFFPQASPWKVAFSVSLTVLVILLLGAGCYTKREHSMKMQEMGEKETLCQTSEQDRQTKEELLKDAAKLQEELERRKSAYLAAWRKAQLYADWRKEEFQEWPVTLDPGSAHSDLVVSDEKTSVTLKASCVNTADTCSVLGFEGITAGRCYWEVEIRDGDQSEWALGVCGEGVNRKGLYIESPHKGFWTVGRFERGYCACAVPQTPLSLMQAPHPRLRVGVFLDHQEGDVSFYNMTDGSHIFSFPQASFSGTLFPYFMIRSGNVSTTICSKVGRSAGLPVALSNPSLEEPVSLPGAGFSSGSGADGLPGAESPLLP; encoded by the exons ATGGAGGACTTCTCCCGCGGCTCTGGGCTCTGCCACCTCACCatgctgctcctcctcctcccgctgCCCACTGGGGGGTCCACAG AGAAGTTCCGGGTGACTGGCCCTTTGCACCCCATCGTGGCAGTGCTGGGTGGAGAAGCTATGCTGCCGTGCTCCCTATTTCCAGCTGTGAGTGCAGAGGACATGGAGCTGAGGTGGTTCCGCTCCAAGTCTTTGGAAGCCGTGTTTGCCTATCAGAACCGACAGGAGCAGAAGGAGGAGTTGATGGCTCCTTACGCAGGGCGGACCTCGCTGGTGGGGGGCCGCCTCAACCAGGGATATGCTGCCGTGCGCATCCAGAGGGTCCAGGCTTCTGACAATGGGCTGTACACCTGCTTCTTCAGAAAAGGACACTTCTATGAAGAGGCTGGTTTGGAGCTGAAGGTGGCAG GTGTGGGCTCTTCCCCTCAGGTGCGCATCACAGGGCCTGAGGAAGATGGGGTCCGCGTGGTGTGCACGGCCTCGGGGTGGTTCCCGAAGCCCCAGGTGCAGTGGAGAGACCTCAGCGGAGAGAAGTTCCTGGCATTCTCTGAGGCCCACACCCAGGATGCTGAAGGGCTGTTCAGTGTGGAGGCGGCGCTGGTGGTGAGAGACAGCTCTGTGGGGAACGTGACCTGCTCCATCCTCAACCCTGTCCTGGGCCAGGAGAAGGCCATGGCCATTTTCATCCCAG AGCCCTTCTTCCCCCAGGCCTCTCCCTGGAAGGTGGCTTTCTCGGTGAGCCTGACTGTGCTGGTGATCTTGCTCCTTGGGGCTGGATGTTACACCAAGAGAGAACATTCCatgaagatgcaggagatgggagaaaAGGAGACTCTGTGCCAGACTAGCGAGCAGGACCGTCAGACAAAGGAGGAATTGCTGAAGGACGCAG cTAAACTTCAGGAAGAACTAG AGAGGAGGAAATCTGCTTACCTGGCTG CCTGGAGGAAGGCGCAGCTGTATGCAG ATTGGCGGAAGGAGGAGTTCCAGGAAT GGCCTGTCACTCTGGATCCAGGATCTGCCCATTCAGACCTTGTCGTCTCTGATGAAAAGACAAGTGTGACCTTGAAGGCCTCCTGTGTGAACACTGCAGATACATGCAGTGTACTGGGCTTTGAGGGCATCACAGCAGGGCGCTGTTACTGGGAGGTGGAGATCAGGGATGGAGACCAAAGTGAGTGGGCCCTGGGGGTCTGTGGGGAAGGTGTAAACAGGAAAGGGTTGTACATAGAGTCCCCACATAAGGGGTTCTGGACTGTGGGGAGATTTGAAAGAGGATATTGTGCCTGTGCTGTACCTCAGACTCCGCTATCCCTCATGCAggctccccaccccaggcttAGGGTAGGGGTgttcctggaccaccaggaaggggATGTCTCCTTCTACAACATGACTGATGGCTCCCAcattttctccttccctcagGCTTCCTTCTCTGGGACTCTCTTTCCATACTTCATGATTAGGTCAGGAAACGTGTCCACGACCATCTGCTCCAAGGTGGGAAGGTCTGCGGGGCTCCCTGTTGCCCTTAGCAATCCTTCTCTGGAGGAGCCTGTGAGCCTCCCAGGGGCGGGGTTCAGCTCAGGTTCTGGTGCTGATGGTCTCCCCGGGGCCGAGTCTCCATTGCTCCCCTGA